From one Bradyrhizobium sp. Ash2021 genomic stretch:
- a CDS encoding DUF459 domain-containing protein, translated as MPKPKSFLRVFTDTGPLVALAVAIALLIGIAGPASAQFFNFNFGGPARPAPQPRSGGGGWFGGDFFAPSQQQAPQRPREDFSRAPAPAKRETVPERNVLVLGDGMADWLAYGLEEAYAEQPEMGVIRKHKTVSGLIKYQPKGDPADWAAAARGILATEKPDAIVVMLGLNDRVALREPAADKSADKKGDKKDDKKDARAKPDAKPGDAKPGTKPDGSPDAAAKPDDKLVDTELSPDDATDNADAPPVIAPEKSARSPNGIYEFREERWVELYTKKIEEMIGVLKSKGVPVLWVGLPAIFGQRGTADMLFLDALYRDAARKAGITYVDVWDGFVDEAGRFVLKGPDFEGQPRLLRSKDGVYFNKYGALKLAHYVEREVTRLLAARSGPIALPTEPATPDANAVPGQPAPRPLAGPILPLVASSVGTDQLLGGPGSRPAAVDALAARTLVKGEPLAPPAGRADDFAWPRREIGREQAKGDTPVAATAPDGTVSATAPAAPPKPAQKRVFRPAQNSSPSQRDFFGGFGGFGGFGGFGGFGGPPRQIAPQPPRAPGVPRPPGNVGRSAEVPPGNFTRW; from the coding sequence CGCAGCGGCGGTGGTGGCTGGTTCGGCGGCGACTTCTTTGCCCCCTCTCAGCAGCAGGCCCCGCAACGTCCCCGCGAGGATTTTTCCAGGGCGCCGGCGCCTGCCAAGCGCGAAACCGTACCGGAGCGCAACGTGCTGGTGCTTGGCGACGGCATGGCGGACTGGCTCGCCTACGGTCTGGAGGAGGCCTACGCCGAACAGCCCGAAATGGGCGTGATCCGCAAGCACAAGACCGTATCCGGCCTGATCAAGTATCAGCCCAAGGGCGATCCGGCCGATTGGGCCGCCGCTGCCCGGGGCATCCTCGCCACCGAAAAGCCTGATGCCATCGTGGTCATGCTCGGCCTCAACGACCGCGTCGCCTTGCGCGAGCCGGCGGCGGACAAGTCGGCCGATAAAAAGGGCGACAAGAAAGACGATAAAAAGGACGCCCGCGCCAAGCCGGATGCCAAGCCCGGCGATGCGAAACCCGGCACCAAGCCGGACGGCTCGCCCGATGCGGCCGCAAAACCCGACGACAAGCTGGTCGATACCGAATTGTCGCCGGACGATGCCACCGACAATGCCGATGCGCCGCCGGTCATCGCGCCGGAAAAGAGCGCGCGCTCGCCGAACGGCATTTATGAATTCCGCGAGGAACGCTGGGTCGAGCTCTACACCAAGAAGATCGAGGAGATGATCGGCGTCTTGAAATCCAAGGGCGTGCCGGTGCTGTGGGTCGGCCTGCCCGCGATCTTTGGGCAGAGGGGAACGGCGGACATGCTGTTCCTGGATGCGCTGTATCGCGACGCCGCCCGCAAGGCCGGCATCACCTATGTTGACGTCTGGGACGGCTTTGTCGACGAAGCCGGCCGCTTCGTGCTCAAGGGCCCGGACTTCGAAGGTCAGCCCCGCTTGCTGCGGTCGAAAGACGGAGTCTACTTCAACAAGTATGGCGCGCTCAAACTCGCGCATTATGTCGAGCGCGAGGTGACGCGCCTGTTGGCCGCGCGTTCCGGGCCGATCGCGCTTCCGACCGAACCTGCAACCCCCGATGCCAATGCGGTACCCGGCCAGCCGGCGCCGCGTCCGCTGGCCGGTCCGATCCTGCCGCTGGTGGCATCCTCCGTCGGCACCGATCAATTGCTCGGCGGACCCGGCTCACGCCCAGCCGCGGTCGACGCGCTGGCCGCACGGACGCTGGTGAAGGGCGAGCCGTTGGCGCCGCCCGCCGGCCGCGCCGATGATTTCGCCTGGCCGCGCCGTGAGATCGGCCGCGAGCAGGCCAAGGGCGATACGCCGGTCGCCGCCACCGCGCCGGATGGAACGGTGTCCGCTACAGCGCCCGCCGCGCCGCCGAAGCCGGCGCAGAAAAGGGTTTTCCGGCCGGCTCAGAACAGTTCGCCCTCGCAGCGGGATTTCTTCGGCGGCTTCGGCGGCTTCGGCGGCTTTGGCGGCTTTGGCGGCTTTGGCGGGCCCCCGCGACAGATAGCACCACAGCCGCCACGTGCGCCCGGCGTGCCGCGTCCGCCCGGCAATGTCGGACGGTCGGCAGAAGTCCCGCCGGGCAATTTCACGAGATGGTGA
- a CDS encoding CsbD family protein — protein sequence MDKDRIAGSAKDFAGKVEGAVGDVTGDASTQATGRAREAAGTVQNLYGQAKDVARDATDAAVNYAKDAYDNRGDTLRGGQQAIARTVQENPLGALLVAGGIGFALALLMTRPPRRPPPRWRYYG from the coding sequence ATGGACAAGGATCGAATTGCCGGGTCGGCAAAGGATTTCGCCGGTAAGGTCGAAGGCGCCGTCGGCGATGTCACGGGCGATGCCAGCACGCAGGCCACGGGCCGCGCGCGCGAAGCGGCGGGCACGGTGCAGAATTTGTACGGTCAGGCCAAGGACGTCGCGCGCGATGCCACCGATGCCGCCGTGAATTATGCCAAGGACGCCTACGACAACCGCGGCGACACGCTTCGTGGCGGCCAGCAGGCGATCGCCAGGACCGTGCAGGAGAATCCGCTTGGCGCGTTGCTGGTCGCGGGCGGAATTGGATTTGCGCTGGCGCTGTTGATGACGCGACCGCCGCGCCGCCCGCCGCCGCGCTGGCGCTATTACGGTTAG
- a CDS encoding SDR family oxidoreductase has product MNELDFSGKQALVVGGSSGIGNGIAQAFRAKGAHVHVCGTRANAGDYSAEEGSHLEGLEYAQVDVSNPQAIEKFAPSFAKLDVLVLAQGAVIYRRGEFEMDGFRKVLEVNLMSLMACATKFHAMLAASQGSLIIVSSTAAYHSTKGNPAYNASKTGAVGLTRTLGEAWAGNGIRVNGIAPGLVDTKMTKATTANPKRLEGALERIPLKRLGTPADMTGAALFLASPLSSYIIGQTLVVDGGLIL; this is encoded by the coding sequence ATGAACGAACTCGATTTCAGCGGCAAGCAGGCGCTCGTTGTCGGCGGCTCCAGCGGCATCGGCAACGGCATCGCGCAGGCGTTCCGCGCCAAGGGTGCGCACGTGCATGTTTGCGGCACCCGCGCGAACGCCGGCGATTATTCAGCCGAAGAAGGATCGCATCTCGAAGGCCTGGAATATGCGCAGGTCGACGTCAGCAATCCGCAGGCGATCGAGAAATTCGCTCCGTCGTTTGCAAAACTCGACGTGCTGGTGCTGGCGCAGGGCGCGGTGATCTACCGCCGCGGGGAATTCGAGATGGACGGCTTTCGCAAGGTGCTGGAAGTCAACCTGATGAGCCTGATGGCGTGTGCGACGAAATTTCACGCGATGCTGGCAGCCAGCCAAGGCTCGCTCATCATCGTCAGTTCGACCGCAGCCTATCATTCGACAAAAGGCAATCCCGCCTACAACGCCTCGAAGACCGGCGCGGTCGGGCTGACGCGAACGCTCGGCGAGGCGTGGGCCGGGAACGGCATCCGCGTAAACGGCATCGCGCCCGGCCTGGTCGACACCAAGATGACCAAGGCGACGACGGCCAATCCGAAGCGGCTCGAAGGCGCGCTGGAGCGGATCCCGTTGAAGCGGCTGGGCACGCCCGCCGACATGACCGGCGCCGCATTGTTCCTGGCATCGCCGCTGTCGTCCTACATCATCGGCCAGACGCTGGTGGTCGATGGCGGACTGATTCTTTGA
- a CDS encoding GNAT family N-acetyltransferase, translated as MENDALRCRIDKAGTDPQTGQTRQEQDAMVANISGLQIRRLETSDAALYRDIRLEALKQNPAAFGSTFERENAQPLSWFEAAVGRSDIFGAFLDGTLAGIAGYLAQESTKQAHKALLWGMYVRSAARNAGVGKGLVAAILSHARGRVEMVQLNVVSENEGARRLYDAMGFVEYGFEKRSLKQDGRYYDEVLMVKFLDEGLS; from the coding sequence ATGGAAAATGATGCGTTGCGTTGCAGGATTGACAAGGCTGGCACCGATCCGCAGACAGGTCAAACCAGGCAAGAACAGGATGCAATGGTGGCCAATATTTCCGGTCTGCAGATTCGTCGCCTGGAAACTTCGGACGCCGCCCTCTATCGGGACATCCGGCTGGAAGCTCTCAAGCAAAATCCCGCAGCTTTCGGCAGCACGTTCGAGCGAGAAAACGCGCAGCCGCTATCGTGGTTCGAAGCTGCCGTGGGCCGCTCGGATATTTTTGGCGCCTTCCTTGACGGGACGCTCGCCGGAATAGCGGGATATCTCGCGCAGGAAAGTACGAAGCAAGCACATAAAGCGCTGCTTTGGGGCATGTATGTTCGTTCCGCTGCGCGAAACGCGGGGGTTGGAAAAGGGCTTGTTGCGGCCATTCTAAGCCACGCACGTGGGCGCGTGGAGATGGTCCAACTCAACGTGGTGAGCGAGAACGAAGGTGCGCGCCGGCTTTATGACGCCATGGGCTTTGTCGAGTACGGCTTTGAAAAGAGATCCCTCAAGCAGGATGGGCGATATTACGATGAGGTTCTCATGGTCAAATTTCTCGACGAAGGCCTGAGTTAG
- a CDS encoding SDR family NAD(P)-dependent oxidoreductase translates to MSDFKELSRSVTGLTVLVTGAASGMGRATALVFAAEGAKVAVTDINADATQAVAGEINAKGGAAKAWMLDVANRDNITAVVNEAAAYFGGLDIVINNAGISVRVAIDDDGYDEAWAKGLAVMLTAHQRIIRAALPYLRKSKSPRIVNIASTEALGATALHSPYSAAKAGVVGLTRSLAVELGREGITVNCICPGPIRTAITERISEEHKTIYAKRRTALGRYGDPEEVAHMTLSLCLPAASFLTGAVIPVDGGLMARNA, encoded by the coding sequence ATGTCTGATTTCAAAGAGCTCAGCCGCTCGGTTACGGGCCTGACCGTTCTCGTCACCGGCGCCGCCAGCGGCATGGGCCGCGCCACCGCGCTGGTGTTCGCGGCCGAAGGCGCCAAAGTCGCCGTCACCGACATCAACGCCGACGCCACGCAGGCGGTGGCCGGCGAGATCAACGCAAAGGGCGGCGCGGCAAAAGCCTGGATGCTCGATGTCGCCAACCGCGATAACATCACCGCCGTCGTCAACGAGGCGGCCGCGTATTTCGGCGGGCTCGACATCGTCATCAACAATGCCGGCATCTCCGTGCGCGTCGCGATCGATGATGATGGCTATGACGAAGCATGGGCCAAAGGGCTGGCGGTGATGCTAACCGCGCATCAACGCATCATCCGCGCCGCGTTGCCCTATTTGAGAAAGTCGAAATCGCCGCGGATCGTCAATATCGCTTCCACCGAAGCGCTCGGCGCTACCGCCTTGCACAGTCCCTACTCCGCCGCCAAAGCCGGCGTCGTCGGACTGACGCGCTCGCTCGCCGTGGAACTCGGCCGCGAAGGCATCACGGTGAACTGCATCTGCCCGGGGCCGATCAGGACGGCGATCACGGAGCGGATTTCGGAGGAGCACAAGACGATCTATGCCAAACGCCGCACCGCACTCGGCCGCTACGGCGACCCCGAGGAAGTGGCACACATGACGCTGAGCCTGTGCCTGCCGGCGGCCTCGTTCCTGACCGGCGCGGTTATCCCGGTGGACGGCGGGCTGATGGCGCGGAATGCGTGA
- a CDS encoding TauD/TfdA family dioxygenase, with the protein MTVTIRQLGKHFFGEVSGVDLRQPLTPQEARDIEAGMDKYAVLLFRGQDITDAQQMAFALNFGERENPRGGNVVKPHESRLASTGLNDVSNLDKDGKPLPRDSRAHLFNLGNCLWHSDSSFRPIPAKFSLLSARVVNPKGGNTEFADMRAAYDALDDETKAEIEDMICEHSLMYSRGSLGFLDYTDEEKEMFKPVRQRLVRTHPVHGRKSLYLSSHAGAILGMSVPEARLLLRDLTEHATQPEFVHVHKWTVHDLIMWDNRQTMHRVRRYDQSQPRDMRRATVAGTQPTVAQQAAE; encoded by the coding sequence ATGACGGTCACGATCCGGCAGCTGGGCAAGCATTTTTTCGGCGAGGTTTCCGGCGTCGATCTGCGCCAGCCGCTGACGCCGCAGGAGGCCAGGGATATCGAAGCCGGCATGGACAAATATGCCGTGCTGCTGTTTCGCGGGCAGGACATTACCGATGCGCAGCAAATGGCCTTCGCGCTGAATTTCGGCGAGCGCGAGAATCCGCGCGGCGGCAATGTCGTCAAGCCGCATGAGTCGCGGCTGGCCTCGACCGGACTCAACGACGTTTCCAATCTCGACAAGGACGGCAAACCGCTGCCACGTGACAGCCGTGCCCATCTGTTCAATCTCGGCAATTGCCTCTGGCATTCCGACAGTTCGTTCCGCCCGATCCCGGCAAAATTTTCGCTGCTGTCGGCGCGGGTGGTGAACCCGAAGGGCGGCAACACCGAATTCGCCGACATGCGCGCGGCCTATGATGCGCTCGACGACGAGACCAAGGCCGAAATCGAGGACATGATCTGCGAACACTCTCTGATGTATTCGCGCGGATCGCTCGGCTTCCTCGACTACACCGATGAAGAGAAGGAAATGTTCAAGCCGGTGCGGCAGCGGCTGGTGCGCACGCATCCGGTGCATGGCCGCAAGTCGCTGTACCTGTCGTCGCATGCCGGTGCGATCCTCGGCATGAGCGTGCCCGAAGCCCGGCTGTTGCTGCGCGATCTCACCGAGCACGCCACGCAACCGGAATTCGTCCATGTCCATAAATGGACGGTGCATGACCTCATCATGTGGGACAACCGCCAGACCATGCACCGCGTCCGCCGCTACGACCAGTCGCAGCCCCGCGACATGCGCCGCGCCACGGTGGCGGGCACGCAGCCGACGGTGGCGCAGCAGGCGGCGGAGTAG
- a CDS encoding YqgE/AlgH family protein translates to MSPVGKIPKPVGGEAAGVKAAGVGHNSSDDGYLDGQLLIAMPVMGDPRFERSVIYMCAHSSEGAMGIIVNRPAGSIDFPGLLVQLDIIKTADQITLPENAETMKVLKGGPVDTGRGFVLHSSDFHIKDATLNIDEGICLTATVDILKAIAKGAGPKHAILALGYAGWAPGQLENEIQHNGWLHCDADPDLIFGDDVEEKYQRALRKIGIDLGMLSNEAGHA, encoded by the coding sequence ATGAGCCCTGTAGGCAAGATACCGAAGCCCGTTGGCGGCGAGGCTGCTGGGGTCAAGGCGGCCGGCGTTGGCCATAACTCGTCCGATGACGGTTATCTCGACGGCCAGTTGCTGATCGCCATGCCGGTCATGGGCGATCCGCGTTTCGAGCGCTCGGTCATCTACATGTGCGCGCATTCCTCCGAAGGCGCCATGGGCATCATCGTCAATCGCCCGGCGGGCAGCATCGATTTCCCGGGATTGCTGGTACAGCTCGACATCATCAAGACCGCCGACCAGATCACGCTGCCGGAAAACGCCGAGACCATGAAGGTGCTGAAGGGCGGCCCGGTCGACACCGGCCGCGGCTTCGTGCTGCATTCCAGCGATTTCCATATCAAGGACGCCACCCTCAACATCGACGAGGGCATCTGTCTGACCGCAACCGTCGACATCCTCAAGGCGATCGCGAAGGGTGCGGGACCCAAGCATGCGATCCTGGCGCTGGGTTATGCCGGCTGGGCGCCGGGGCAACTGGAAAACGAAATCCAGCACAATGGCTGGCTGCATTGCGACGCCGATCCGGATCTGATCTTCGGCGACGATGTCGAGGAGAAATACCAGCGCGCGCTGCGCAAGATCGGGATCGATCTCGGCATGCTGTCGAACGAAGCCGGGCACGCGTAG
- a CDS encoding protein-disulfide reductase DsbD domain-containing protein, producing MTVIVPIRAALGFAATLSVACAAIEVRAEDASPWQQDTHSAIRLLAGSRSGAVLLGGIAVKLQPGWHTYWRTPGDSGVPPRFDFSKSENVEAVTVLWPAPTKFDDGAGGTSLGYTHQIVLPLRIVAKNADKPVTLRADINYAVCEKLCIPVEASAELAFASVASTSDAELSAALDTVPKPANIGDPNPLTIRDVKRDGKANVLVDVTAPEAKEVSLFVEGPTPDWALPVPKLVEDSPPGVKRFVFELDGLPPGATAEGAALKLTLIGGAKAYEFNINLN from the coding sequence ATGACCGTCATAGTTCCCATCCGCGCCGCGCTCGGCTTTGCCGCCACATTGTCCGTCGCATGTGCCGCAATCGAGGTTCGTGCCGAGGATGCCTCGCCGTGGCAACAGGACACCCATTCCGCCATCCGGTTGCTGGCGGGATCGCGCAGCGGCGCGGTATTGCTCGGCGGTATCGCGGTCAAGCTGCAGCCGGGATGGCACACTTATTGGCGGACGCCCGGCGATTCCGGGGTTCCGCCGCGGTTCGATTTCTCCAAATCGGAAAATGTCGAAGCCGTGACGGTGCTGTGGCCGGCGCCGACCAAGTTCGACGACGGCGCGGGCGGCACGTCGCTGGGCTACACGCATCAGATCGTGCTGCCGTTGCGGATCGTCGCCAAGAATGCCGACAAGCCGGTGACGCTGCGCGCCGACATCAATTACGCGGTCTGCGAAAAGCTCTGCATTCCCGTCGAGGCCAGCGCCGAACTTGCTTTCGCCAGCGTCGCAAGCACCTCGGACGCCGAACTGTCCGCCGCGCTGGACACCGTCCCCAAGCCCGCCAATATCGGCGATCCCAATCCGCTCACCATCCGTGACGTCAAGCGCGACGGCAAGGCGAACGTGCTGGTCGACGTCACCGCGCCCGAAGCCAAGGAAGTCAGCCTGTTCGTCGAGGGGCCGACACCGGACTGGGCGTTGCCGGTTCCAAAGCTGGTCGAGGACAGCCCGCCCGGAGTGAAGCGTTTTGTCTTCGAACTCGACGGTCTGCCGCCGGGTGCAACCGCGGAAGGCGCCGCGCTCAAACTGACGCTGATCGGCGGCGCCAAGGCGTATGAATTCAATATCAATCTGAACTGA
- a CDS encoding flippase codes for MAVMDTQSTTVWSAGVIARLRLMAGRFLGGSSEASVTKRLAGTIFIIRVFSAALAYLSQILLARWMGGSDYGVYVYVWTWVLLLGSMMDFGISASAQKLIPEYRARGEHALLRGFLSGSRWLTFAVSSIVSLLLAGLVKTLSPWIDANAVLPLYIGCLTLPAFVVANTQDGIARSHDWMRLGLMPQFIVRQSLIIGLTAGAFALGFHLGATVAMLASAGAVWIAMLGQMVVLNRKLGGHIEPGAKAYDFRGWLAVSLPILLVESFYLLLSYTDVLVLQQFRSSEEVGVYFAVVKTLALVSFIHYAMAATTAHRFAEYHALGDKPRLEAYVAHAINWTFWPSLAATVALLALGKPLLWLFGPQFVGGYDIMFIAAIGLVVRSAIGPVERLLNMLGHQHICALAYALSFVMNLVLCVVLVPRFGGHGAAAATSISLVFETVLLFWIVRQRLRLHVLAFGK; via the coding sequence TTGGCCGTGATGGACACACAATCCACAACCGTTTGGTCTGCCGGCGTGATCGCTCGCCTGCGATTGATGGCGGGCCGTTTTCTTGGCGGCTCGAGCGAAGCATCCGTGACCAAGCGGTTGGCCGGCACGATCTTCATCATCCGCGTCTTCAGCGCGGCGCTGGCCTATCTGTCGCAGATCCTGCTGGCGCGCTGGATGGGCGGCTCGGATTACGGCGTCTATGTCTATGTCTGGACCTGGGTGCTGCTGCTCGGCAGCATGATGGATTTCGGCATCTCGGCGTCCGCGCAAAAGCTCATTCCGGAATACCGCGCCCGCGGCGAACACGCGCTGCTGCGCGGCTTCCTGTCCGGCAGCCGCTGGTTGACCTTTGCGGTATCCTCCATCGTCTCGCTGCTGCTGGCGGGCCTCGTCAAAACGCTGTCGCCCTGGATCGACGCCAACGCCGTTTTGCCGCTCTATATCGGCTGCCTGACGCTGCCGGCCTTCGTGGTCGCTAACACCCAGGACGGCATTGCGCGGTCGCATGACTGGATGCGGCTCGGATTGATGCCGCAATTCATCGTCCGCCAGTCGCTGATCATCGGCCTCACCGCAGGCGCCTTTGCGCTCGGCTTCCACCTCGGCGCAACCGTCGCGATGCTGGCCAGCGCCGGCGCGGTCTGGATCGCCATGCTCGGGCAGATGGTGGTGCTGAACCGCAAGCTCGGCGGCCATATCGAGCCGGGCGCCAAGGCCTATGATTTCCGCGGCTGGCTCGCGGTTTCGCTGCCGATCCTGCTGGTGGAAAGCTTCTATCTATTGTTGTCCTACACCGACGTGCTGGTGCTGCAGCAGTTCCGCTCGTCGGAAGAGGTCGGCGTCTATTTCGCTGTCGTCAAGACGCTGGCGCTGGTGTCCTTCATTCACTACGCGATGGCGGCAACGACCGCGCACCGTTTTGCCGAATATCACGCGCTCGGCGACAAGCCGCGGCTCGAAGCCTATGTGGCCCATGCGATCAACTGGACTTTTTGGCCCTCGCTCGCCGCAACCGTCGCGCTGCTGGCGCTGGGCAAGCCGTTGTTGTGGCTGTTCGGCCCGCAATTCGTCGGCGGCTACGACATCATGTTCATCGCCGCGATCGGCCTTGTGGTGCGCTCGGCGATCGGGCCGGTGGAGCGGCTCCTCAACATGCTCGGCCATCAGCACATCTGCGCGCTGGCCTATGCGCTCTCCTTTGTCATGAACCTGGTGCTGTGCGTCGTGCTGGTGCCGCGTTTCGGCGGCCATGGCGCCGCAGCCGCGACCTCGATCTCGCTCGTGTTCGAGACCGTGCTCTTGTTCTGGATCGTCCGGCAGCGCCTTAGGCTGCACGTGTTGGCGTTCGGGAAATAG
- a CDS encoding 3-hydroxybutyrate dehydrogenase → MGTLTGKTAVVTGSTSGIGLAYARAFAGAGANIVLNGMGVPADIEKERSGIETDFKVKAVHSPADMTKPAEIAEMVALGEKTFGSVDILVNNAGIQFVSPIEEFPPEKWEMIIAINLSSAFYGIRAAVPGMKKRGWGRIINTASAHSLVASPFKSAYVSAKHGIAGLTKTAALELATFKITCNCISPGYVWTPLVEHQIPETMKARNLTKEQVIHDVLLEAQPTKEFVTSEQVAALALFLCGDDAAQITGANLSIDGGWTAE, encoded by the coding sequence ATGGGTACGTTGACAGGCAAGACCGCCGTAGTGACCGGATCGACCAGCGGCATCGGATTGGCTTACGCGCGCGCCTTCGCCGGCGCCGGCGCCAACATCGTTCTCAACGGCATGGGCGTCCCCGCCGATATCGAGAAGGAACGCTCCGGCATCGAGACCGATTTCAAGGTCAAGGCGGTGCACTCGCCCGCTGACATGACCAAGCCCGCCGAGATCGCCGAAATGGTCGCGCTCGGCGAAAAGACCTTCGGCTCGGTCGATATCCTCGTCAACAATGCCGGCATCCAGTTCGTCTCCCCGATCGAGGAGTTTCCGCCCGAAAAATGGGAAATGATCATCGCGATCAATCTGTCGTCGGCGTTTTACGGCATCCGTGCCGCCGTGCCGGGCATGAAGAAGCGCGGCTGGGGCCGCATCATCAATACCGCCTCCGCCCATTCGCTGGTGGCTTCGCCGTTCAAGTCGGCCTATGTGTCGGCCAAGCACGGCATCGCCGGCCTGACCAAGACGGCGGCGCTGGAGCTTGCGACCTTCAAGATCACCTGCAACTGCATCAGCCCCGGCTATGTCTGGACGCCGCTGGTCGAACATCAGATTCCCGAGACCATGAAGGCGCGCAATCTGACCAAGGAGCAGGTCATCCATGACGTGCTGCTGGAGGCGCAGCCCACCAAGGAGTTCGTGACCTCCGAGCAGGTCGCAGCCCTGGCGCTGTTCCTGTGCGGCGACGATGCCGCCCAGATCACCGGCGCCAACCTCTCGATCGACGGCGGCTGGACCGCGGAGTAG
- a CDS encoding patatin-like phospholipase family protein — MDSSDSAPATTPAKAQRVLVLQGGGALGSYQAGAFQALCRQGFEPEWIAGISIGAINSAIIAGNSPEKRIDRLKEFWEMVSSPVPWNPVTSGDRARSLFNETSAALIATFGVPGFFTPRLPPAPLWPPGSPQSQSYYDTSPLKKTLERLVDFDRINDLKMRLSVGAVGVASGNFRYFDNYEFKKLGKKIGPEHIMASGALPPGFPSVEIEGEHYWDGGIASNTPLDFVLDEEVKRDLLIFQVDLFSARGQLPVSLLEAAEREKDIRFSSRTRMNTDKNKQIHNARMALRELLGKLPDDLRNDPSVKILCQAAEENTVTVVHLIYKSKNYETNSKDYDFSHVAMVEHWGAGVRDVHLSMRHKEWLERPQSGETMVTYDLTGDGTETPEAKKE; from the coding sequence ATGGATAGTTCCGATTCCGCGCCAGCAACGACGCCTGCGAAAGCGCAACGGGTGCTGGTCCTGCAGGGCGGTGGTGCGCTCGGTTCCTATCAGGCCGGCGCCTTTCAGGCGCTGTGCCGTCAGGGGTTCGAACCGGAATGGATTGCCGGCATTTCGATCGGCGCCATCAACTCTGCGATCATTGCCGGTAACTCGCCGGAAAAGCGCATCGACCGGCTGAAGGAATTCTGGGAGATGGTGTCATCCCCGGTGCCCTGGAATCCCGTCACGTCAGGCGACCGCGCGCGCTCGCTGTTCAACGAGACCAGCGCCGCCCTGATCGCCACCTTCGGTGTGCCCGGCTTTTTCACGCCGCGTTTGCCGCCCGCGCCGCTGTGGCCGCCGGGCAGCCCGCAATCGCAGAGCTACTACGACACCTCGCCGCTGAAGAAGACGCTGGAGCGGCTGGTCGATTTCGACCGCATCAACGATTTGAAGATGCGGCTCAGCGTCGGCGCGGTCGGCGTGGCCTCGGGCAATTTCAGGTATTTCGACAATTACGAGTTCAAGAAGCTCGGCAAGAAGATCGGCCCCGAGCACATCATGGCGTCCGGCGCGCTGCCGCCGGGCTTTCCGTCCGTCGAGATCGAGGGCGAACATTACTGGGATGGCGGCATCGCCTCCAACACGCCGCTGGACTTCGTGCTCGATGAGGAAGTCAAGCGCGACCTGTTGATCTTCCAGGTCGACCTGTTCTCGGCCCGCGGACAGCTGCCGGTATCGCTGCTCGAGGCTGCGGAGCGCGAAAAGGACATTCGCTTTTCCAGCCGTACCCGCATGAACACCGACAAGAACAAGCAGATTCACAACGCCCGCATGGCGCTGCGCGAGTTGCTTGGAAAGTTGCCGGATGATCTCAGGAACGATCCTTCGGTCAAAATTCTATGCCAGGCCGCCGAGGAAAACACCGTTACGGTGGTGCACCTGATCTACAAGAGCAAGAACTACGAGACCAATTCCAAGGACTACGACTTCTCCCATGTCGCCATGGTCGAACATTGGGGAGCGGGCGTCCGCGACGTTCATCTGTCGATGCGTCACAAGGAATGGCTGGAACGGCCGCAGTCCGGCGAAACCATGGTGACTTACGATCTCACGGGGGACGGTACCGAGACCCCCGAAGCCAAAAAGGAGTGA
- a CDS encoding CAP domain-containing protein: MRAGAAILGLLLLGGCAADTKIPDQPAMYLDLAQAGAVLDPQAAAIMISQYRQNNGLGTVAVDLDLMKLAEQQSQAMASRNKMDHDVKAPLDKRLAASGYPATLAVENVSAGYHTLAEAFSGWRDSPPHKANMLKNGVTKLGIAASYAPNTKYKVFWTLILAST; the protein is encoded by the coding sequence ATGCGCGCCGGGGCCGCGATTTTAGGACTTTTGTTGCTGGGTGGGTGCGCGGCAGACACCAAGATTCCGGACCAGCCCGCCATGTATCTCGACCTGGCCCAGGCCGGCGCGGTGCTCGATCCGCAGGCGGCGGCCATCATGATCTCTCAATACCGCCAGAACAACGGCCTTGGCACCGTGGCGGTCGACCTGGATCTGATGAAGCTCGCCGAACAGCAGTCCCAGGCGATGGCGAGCCGCAACAAGATGGATCATGACGTGAAGGCCCCGCTGGACAAGCGGCTGGCGGCCTCCGGCTACCCCGCGACGCTGGCGGTCGAAAATGTGTCCGCCGGATATCACACCCTGGCGGAGGCGTTTTCCGGCTGGCGCGATTCACCGCCGCACAAGGCCAATATGCTCAAAAATGGTGTCACAAAATTGGGCATTGCGGCGAGTTATGCTCCAAACACCAAGTACAAGGTGTTCTGGACCCTCATTCTTGCATCAACTTGA